From Dasypus novemcinctus isolate mDasNov1 chromosome 11, mDasNov1.1.hap2, whole genome shotgun sequence, one genomic window encodes:
- the PRSS35 gene encoding inactive serine protease 35 has protein sequence MENSLFWLLFFTSAWTLIDGSEMLQDATWHLRRIPRVVRERTFHLASPTFEAEPKTVLNRVCGIECQKELPARSLSELEDSLSYETVFENCTRTFTRVKIQDMVEEPTQNITTKGASVRRKRQVYGTDSRFSILDKRFLTNFPFSTAVKLSTGCSGILVSPNHVLTAAHCVHDGKDYIKGSKKLRVGLLKMRNKGGGKKRRGSKRIRREANDGDQRQDTKENLKERGKKGRRKESGRRQRIAEGRPSFQWTRVKKTHIPKGWARGGMGEAALDFDYALLELKRAHKKKYMELGVSPTIKKIPGGMIHFSGFDSDRDNQLVYRFCSVSDESSDLLYQYCDAESGSTGSGVYLRLKEPDKNNWKRKIIAVYSGHQWVDVLGVQKDYNVAVRITPLKYAQICLWIHGNDVNCTYG, from the coding sequence ATGGAAAACTcactcttttggttgctatttttcACCTCTGCGTGGACCCTCATCGATGGATCTGAAATGCTACAGGACGCTACGTGGCACTTAAGAAGAATACCCCGGGTTGTCCGTGAAAGGACTTTCCACCTCGCCAGTCCCACCTTTGAGGCAGAACCTAAGACGGTGTTAAATAGAGTGTGTGGCATCGAATGCCAAAAAGAACTCCCAGCTCGCAGCCTTTCTGAACTGGAGGATTCTCTTTCATATGAGACTGTCTTTGAGAACTGCACTCGAACCTTCACCAGGGTGAAAATTCAAGATATGGTTGAAGAACCGACTCAAAATATCACCACCAAAGGAGCATCAGTTAGAAGAAAGAGGCAGGTCTATGGCACGGACAGCAGGTTCAGCATCTTGGACAAAAGATTCTTAAccaatttccctttcagtacagcCGTGAAGCTCTCCACAGGCTGCAGTGGCATTCTCGTTTCCCCTAATCATGTTCTAACAGCTGCCCACTGCGTGCATGACGGGAAGGACTATATCAAAGGGAGTAAGAAGCTAAGGGTAGGATTGTTGAAGATGAGGAATAAAGGTGGTGGCAAGAAACGTAGAGGTTCTAAGAGGATCAGGAGAGAAGCTAATGATGGTGACCAGAGACAGGATACTAAAGAGAATCTGAAGGAGAGAGGcaagaagggaagaagaaaggaatcTGGCCGGCGCCAGCGAATCGCTGAGGGAAGGCCCTCTTTCCAGTGGACCCGGGTCAAGAAAACCCACATTCCAAAAGGCTGGGCGAGAGGCGGGATGGGGGAGGCTGCCCTGGACTTTGACTATGCTCTTCTGGAGCTGAAACGGGCtcacaaaaagaaatacatggaACTAGGAGTCAGTCCAACCATCAAGAAGATCCCGGGTGGAATGATCCACTTCTCCGGATTTGATAGCGATAGGGATAATCAGTTGGTCTATAGGTTTTGTAGCGTGTCCGATGAATCCAGTGATCTCCTCTATCAATACTGCGATGCAGAGTCAGGCTCCACTGGCTCCGGGGTCTATCTACGTCTGAAAGAACCCGACAAAAATAACTGGAAGCGCAAAATCATTGCGGTCTATTCAGGCCATCAGTGGGTAGATGTCCTGGGTGTTCAAAAGGACTACAACGTGGCTGTACGCATCACTCCTCTCAAATACGCCCAGATTTGCCTCTGGATTCACGGAAATGATGTCAATTGTACTTACGGCTAA